From a region of the Lactuca sativa cultivar Salinas chromosome 4, Lsat_Salinas_v11, whole genome shotgun sequence genome:
- the LOC128133722 gene encoding ethylene-responsive transcription factor ERF109-like: MQKTELADHHQLGDGVMNVWRPLAAEEEHFIILSALKMVISGHITTNHHPSSSSSLATTTETDHNSHHEIPMMSLCLHPMEVCQVCRINGCLGCNYFRQNAPCDGGALMMNNGGGGRVETKRKRKRQYRGVRQRQWGTWAAEIRDPFKKVRVWLGTFGSAEQAARAYDRAAVHFRGDKAKTNFPASDYKEQRPVKVEEGHEKCNTSSMSPKNTDQ, translated from the coding sequence ATGCAGAAAACTGAATTAGCCGATCACCACCAACTTGGTGACGGAGTAATGAATGTCTGGCGTCCATTGGCCGCCGAGGAGGAGCATTTCATCATTCTCTCTGCACTCAAGATGGTAATCTCCGGCCACATAACCACCAATCACCACCCTTCATCATCATCGTCTTTAGCTACCACAACCGAGACTGATCACAACAGCCACCATGAAATTCCAATGATGTCACTCTGTTTACATCCGATGGAAGTATGTCAGGTTTGTAGAATCAACGGTTGTCTTGGGTGTAATTACTTCAGACAAAATGCACCTTGCGACGGCGGAGCACTGATGATGAATAATGGTGGTGGTGGAAGAGTAGAGACGAAGCGGAAGAGGAAGAGACAGTACAGGGGAGTAAGACAGAGACAATGGGGGACATGGGCGGCGGAAATCCGGGATCCATTTAAGAAAGTGAGAGTGTGGTTGGGCACCTTTGGATCGGCGGAGCAAGCCGCCAGAGCTTACGACAGAGCCGCCGTACACTTCCGTGGAGATAAAGCGAAGACTAACTTTCCGGCGAGTGATTACAAAGAACAGAGACCTGTAAAAGTTGAAGAAGGACATGAAAAGTGCAATACAAGCTCAATGTCTCCAAAGAATACTGATCAATGA